In a single window of the Antedon mediterranea chromosome 1, ecAntMedi1.1, whole genome shotgun sequence genome:
- the LOC140044215 gene encoding uncharacterized protein: MEKMKAHIGIPYIHGISEKIRRTFAKHKVNTFFIPSNKLKNGLVHPKDIIKTEDMCGVIYEVNCLNCEKVYIGKTGRALNTRIGEHKKDVSTHKQVVRTRANRNSSSKVLHKSAITDHAIGNDHIPNWNARVIEKEAQTDKRKIKESICIRKRPHNINRDIGGYDLPHTYDSLLEKVEAGGGASGDALPSIPTRRLVALFSVTYKKPDHSNPGISLKQLTDCRRNVTKV; encoded by the exons ATGGAGAAGATGAAAGCTCACATAGGTATCCCATACATACACGGAATTTCTGAAAAGATTCGACGCACTTTTGCTAAGCACAAAGTGAACACTTTCTTCATTCCaagtaataaattaaagaatGGACTGGTCCACCCAAAAGATATAATAAAAACGGAAGACATGTGCGGGGTTATATACGAAGTGAACTGTCTAAACTGTGAGAAAGTATATATAGGAAAGACCGGAAGGGCACTGAATACAAGAATTGGGGAACATAAAAAAGACGTATCAACACACAAACAAGTAGTTAGAACACGTGCAAATAGAAATTCTTCGTCCAAGGTTTTACATAAGTCAGCCATAACTGACCACGCTATAGGGAATGACCATATTCCAAATTGGAATGCGAGAGTTATTGAAAAAGAAGCACAGACAGACaaaagaaagataaaagaatCTATCTGCATAAGAAAAAGACCACATAATATCAACAGAGACATTGGTGGGTATGACCTCCCACATACATATGATAGTTTGCTGGAAAAAGTTGAAGCAGGAGGGGGGGCCAGCGGAGACGCTCTACCGTCAATACCAACCAGACGGCTGGTGGCGCTGTTCAGCGTCACTTACAAAAAACCAGACCATTCCAACCCAGGCATTAGTCTGAAGCAGCTGACAGATTGTCGGCGAAACGTCACGAAG GTGTAA
- the LOC140049211 gene encoding uncharacterized protein gives MDMPRHETGRSQTRVMLWSTPRALSTAFLRSIHTLDKCEIFNEPFMTAWHFGPERKYQPNKLISFLIGCEENYSYQWIKEQLEREYVDKDVVFCKDFAYAIDGNWDAIPKGYKHTFLIRDPSKVMKSWKERINCGPLPGMGLIWKRSVSFAMPPGYMYEELHDLFIHLRDTTGEAPLILDADDLLADPKQMMRKYCKAVGLTYREEMLHWEPEEKMKWHVAYSNLIADKIMGWYSDAMNSDGIRQKSKRSRVDMDSLPDDVREVVKFVQPFYDVLYNERLRLDCDIVDSHATFVKLKDQNENAFILPEKEISDDGRTH, from the coding sequence ATGGATATGCCTAGGCACGAGACAGGTCGTTCTCAAACTCGTGTAATGCTGTGGTCAACTCCACGAGCGCTATCAACGGCATTCCTTCGCTCTATACACACTCTAgataaatgtgaaatatttaatGAACCGTTTATGACTGCTTGGCATTTTGGTCCTGAGCGTAAGTATCAACCAAATAAACTAATAAGCTTTCTTATAGGATGTGAGGAAAATTATTCATACCAATGGATAAAAGAACAATTAGAGAGAGAATACGTCGATAAAGATGTGGTGTTTTGTAAAGACTTTGCTTACGCTATTGATGGTAACTGGGATGCTATTCCAAAAGGATATAAACATACATTCCTCATACGAGACCCATCTAAAGTTATGAAATCTTGGaaggaacgaattaattgtggACCGCTACCCGGGATGGGACTTATATGGAAGCGAAGCGTGTCTTTTGCAATGCCACCTGGTTATATGTACGAAGAACTTCATGATCTTTTTATTCACTTACGCGATACTACTGGTGAGGCACCTCTTATACTGGACGCAGACGATCTTCTTGCCGATCCTAAGCAGATGATGCGTAAATACTGCAAGGCTGTAGGACTTACATATCGAGAAGAGATGTTGCACTGGGAACCagaagaaaaaatgaaatgGCACGTAGCGTATTCTAATTTAATTGCTGATAAAATCATGGGTTGGTATTCTGATGCGATGAATAGTGATGGAATTAGGCAAAAATCTAAAAGATCGAGAGTTGATATGGATTCTTTACCAGATGATGTTCGAGAAGTTGTTAAATTTGTTCAGCCATTTTACGATGTGTTATACAACGAACGATTACGACTTGATTGCGATATTGTAGATTCTCATGCCACATTTGTGAAATTAAAAGATCAAAATGAAAACGCTTTTATTTTACCAGAAAAAGAAATAAGTGACGACGGAAGAACgcattga